In Flavobacterium gelatinilyticum, a genomic segment contains:
- a CDS encoding RrF2 family transcriptional regulator, producing the protein MPTLGKNVEYAIHSLVYLIDNPKSETITVRDLANFQNISETYLAKAFTKLKKAGIVKSNIGVKGGYKLARSAEEITFLDIVLAVEGEISFFECNQIRDNCIMLDKENLPWKKDSVCAIHQVMIETENKIKDSLREKNLQWVHNMIRKQYGQEMIDNAQDWFQSNVFNK; encoded by the coding sequence ATGCCAACTCTTGGAAAAAATGTTGAATATGCGATACACTCTCTGGTTTATTTGATTGATAATCCGAAAAGCGAAACCATAACGGTGCGTGATTTGGCTAATTTTCAAAATATATCCGAAACTTATTTGGCTAAAGCTTTTACCAAATTAAAAAAAGCAGGAATCGTTAAGTCAAATATCGGAGTAAAAGGAGGTTATAAACTAGCCAGATCAGCAGAAGAAATAACATTTTTAGATATTGTTCTTGCCGTAGAAGGAGAAATTTCATTTTTTGAATGCAATCAAATTAGAGATAATTGTATAATGCTGGACAAGGAAAACCTTCCGTGGAAAAAAGACAGCGTTTGTGCGATACATCAGGTAATGATTGAAACAGAAAATAAAATAAAAGATTCGTTACGCGAAAAAAATCTGCAATGGGTTCATAATATGATCCGGAAACAGTACGGACAAGAAATGATTGATAATGCACAAGATTGGTTTCAGTCAAATGTTTTCAACAAATAA
- a CDS encoding NAD(P)/FAD-dependent oxidoreductase — translation MKKQLLIIGGGFAGFWSALSAVRQSRELKKEGELEVTLVNMDEYMTIRPRLYEVSLEGLRVELNKYFKPLNIKLIIGKAEIINPEEKLVTVATDSGSRILTYDFLVLSSGSVLKAINIPGIENTFNVDTFNGAQRLEDHVTQLAEKGFNAEGAATFVVAGSGLTGLEIVTTIKEKAAKIWNTYSQDAMDFKVVLIEKGDKVGNYYSAEAQDYVIKTLESKDVKIMTGVSLAGVTSNGATLSDGTFIPSQTVISTVGLVASSLCNFFKGEKDNLGRLHVNKYLQLEQHENVIAAGDVANIPVDDQGNTSLMACQFSMFLGKWAGHNAVNSLFSQPLKPYNYTDYVTCVDLGQEDGMLTTGWERSLAVSGIEGKNIKMEVTTKLIYPADDVETALEESFPEVPNVSQNA, via the coding sequence ATGAAAAAGCAGTTATTAATTATTGGAGGTGGATTTGCAGGTTTCTGGAGTGCTTTAAGTGCTGTTAGACAAAGTCGTGAATTAAAAAAAGAAGGCGAACTAGAGGTAACTTTAGTAAATATGGATGAATATATGACGATTCGTCCGAGATTATACGAGGTGTCATTAGAAGGATTAAGAGTTGAGCTTAATAAATATTTTAAGCCGTTAAACATCAAATTAATTATTGGTAAAGCAGAAATCATCAATCCGGAAGAAAAACTGGTTACGGTTGCAACAGACAGTGGATCTAGAATTTTGACTTATGATTTTCTTGTGCTTTCTTCAGGAAGTGTTTTAAAAGCAATTAACATTCCAGGTATTGAAAATACTTTTAATGTAGACACATTCAATGGTGCGCAAAGATTAGAAGATCATGTAACACAATTGGCAGAAAAAGGTTTTAATGCAGAAGGTGCAGCGACTTTTGTAGTTGCCGGAAGTGGATTAACCGGATTAGAAATAGTTACAACAATTAAAGAAAAAGCAGCGAAAATCTGGAATACTTATTCTCAGGATGCAATGGATTTTAAAGTCGTGCTTATAGAAAAAGGGGATAAAGTAGGAAATTATTATTCAGCTGAAGCGCAGGATTATGTTATAAAAACCTTAGAATCTAAAGACGTGAAAATCATGACAGGTGTTTCATTGGCAGGCGTAACTTCAAACGGAGCAACATTAAGCGATGGCACTTTTATACCTTCACAAACGGTTATTTCGACTGTTGGATTGGTGGCAAGTTCACTTTGTAATTTCTTTAAAGGCGAAAAAGATAATTTGGGACGTCTTCATGTAAACAAATATCTTCAATTGGAACAACATGAAAATGTAATTGCAGCCGGAGACGTTGCTAATATTCCGGTTGATGACCAAGGAAATACTTCTCTTATGGCATGTCAGTTTTCTATGTTCTTAGGAAAATGGGCGGGACATAATGCGGTAAACAGTTTGTTTTCTCAACCTTTAAAACCTTACAATTATACAGATTATGTTACTTGTGTCGATTTGGGCCAAGAAGACGGAATGCTGACAACTGGCTGGGAACGCAGTCTGGCGGTAAGCGGAATTGAAGGCAAAAACATCAAAATGGAAGTTACTACAAAACTAATTTATCCTGCTGATGATGTTGAAACTGCTCTGGAAGAATCTTTTCCAGAAGTTCCAAATGTGAGCCAGAACGCTTAA
- a CDS encoding nucleoid-associated protein, translating into MINLFNTHIDTLAIHRVGNKSRNEAIFLSEQPFNLNDEIVPLIKEFFFKPFREKEENYYQFAHEVDLDYNDMFKYATEIFANPANVHEVSKKITKHLYEQSNHPHIKNGEVYVTYLTNLSIDNNVVDAIGIFKSELQADFLQFEENGSNLEMILQQGINLSKLDKGCLIFNYKKEEGYKILTVDSNRYDARYWLEHFLSVDAFEDENFITKKYLKFCQNFAKDVVLPAEDKKEEVMFMNRSVNYFAKNDQFEEQNFLNEVLDNPDLIPEFKNYKVDKGEKYSIEDVTTFPIANAAVSDARKSIKNVINLDTHIQIKMDFINPESAEKFVEKGWDEEKQMYYYLVYFNKEEKS; encoded by the coding sequence ATGATCAATTTATTCAACACCCACATCGACACGCTGGCGATACACCGCGTAGGAAACAAAAGCCGTAATGAGGCTATTTTCTTATCAGAGCAGCCATTTAACTTAAATGATGAAATTGTACCGCTGATAAAAGAATTCTTTTTTAAACCTTTTAGAGAAAAAGAAGAAAACTATTATCAGTTTGCACATGAAGTAGACTTAGACTACAACGACATGTTTAAGTATGCAACTGAAATTTTTGCTAATCCGGCGAATGTTCATGAGGTTTCTAAAAAAATCACAAAACATTTATACGAACAGTCAAATCACCCGCACATTAAAAACGGAGAGGTTTATGTAACCTATTTGACTAATCTTAGTATTGATAACAATGTTGTTGATGCAATTGGTATTTTTAAAAGCGAATTACAGGCTGACTTTTTGCAGTTTGAAGAAAACGGAAGCAACCTTGAAATGATTTTACAACAGGGAATTAACCTGAGTAAATTAGATAAAGGATGTTTGATTTTCAACTACAAAAAAGAAGAAGGATACAAAATCCTGACTGTAGACAGCAACCGTTATGATGCGCGCTACTGGCTAGAGCACTTTTTATCTGTTGATGCTTTTGAGGATGAAAATTTCATCACAAAGAAATATTTAAAATTCTGTCAAAACTTCGCAAAAGACGTTGTTTTGCCGGCAGAAGACAAGAAAGAGGAAGTTATGTTTATGAACCGATCTGTGAATTATTTCGCTAAAAATGATCAGTTTGAAGAACAAAATTTCTTGAATGAAGTACTAGACAATCCTGATTTAATTCCTGAATTTAAAAACTATAAAGTTGATAAAGGAGAAAAATACAGCATCGAAGATGTAACCACATTCCCTATCGCCAACGCAGCAGTTTCTGACGCCAGAAAATCGATTAAAAACGTAATTAATCTGGATACCCACATTCAGATTAAAATGGATTTCATCAATCCGGAAAGCGCAGAGAAATTTGTTGAAAAAGGCTGGGATGAAGAAAAACAAATGTATTACTACTTAGTGTATTTCAATAAAGAAGAAAAAAGCTAA
- a CDS encoding four helix bundle protein produces MSNFRNLIIWQKSMNLITKIYSLTNKFPKEEIFGLTSQIRRSSISIPSNIAEGFGRESDKDLLRFLNISIGSLFEMQTQLEIAKNISYLKEDDFNNLYEDSREVERMLVSFIKKIKDRAKP; encoded by the coding sequence ATGAGTAACTTTAGAAACCTAATTATCTGGCAGAAGTCAATGAACTTGATTACCAAAATTTATTCCTTAACAAACAAATTTCCAAAAGAAGAAATCTTCGGATTGACTTCACAAATCAGACGCAGTTCGATTTCTATTCCCAGTAATATAGCTGAAGGATTTGGAAGAGAAAGTGATAAAGATCTTTTACGTTTTTTAAACATTTCTATAGGCTCACTATTTGAAATGCAAACGCAATTAGAAATCGCAAAAAATATATCTTATTTAAAAGAAGACGATTTTAATAACTTATATGAGGATAGTCGCGAGGTAGAAAGAATGTTAGTTTCTTTTATAAAAAAAATAAAAGATAGAGCTAAACCTTAG
- a CDS encoding IS1096 element passenger TnpR family protein encodes MVYKFRVILDAEEDIFRDIAILEDDTLEDLHNAIFNAFGFDGSEVASFYTCDETWNQEDEIPLFDTGDVPGEQRTMNDYPLSSILDKENTKIIYVYDFISMWTFLVELAAIEEEAVGATYPETLFSHGEMPDEAIEKNFEADMHDDIYGEFEDDLDEDDLDMFEGDDSFEDYGFEENWN; translated from the coding sequence ATGGTTTATAAATTTAGAGTAATTCTAGACGCCGAAGAAGATATCTTCAGAGACATCGCAATTCTTGAAGACGATACTCTTGAGGATTTACATAATGCAATCTTCAATGCTTTTGGTTTTGACGGGTCAGAAGTGGCTTCATTCTACACTTGTGATGAAACCTGGAATCAGGAAGATGAAATTCCGCTTTTTGATACAGGCGATGTTCCGGGAGAACAAAGAACCATGAACGATTATCCGTTGTCGAGTATTTTAGACAAAGAAAATACAAAGATTATCTATGTTTACGATTTCATCAGTATGTGGACTTTCTTAGTCGAACTGGCCGCCATCGAAGAAGAAGCTGTTGGAGCAACTTATCCAGAAACTTTATTCTCTCACGGTGAAATGCCGGATGAAGCCATCGAAAAAAACTTCGAAGCCGATATGCACGACGATATCTACGGAGAATTTGAAGACGACCTTGACGAAGACGATCTTGACATGTTCGAGGGCGATGACAGCTTCGAAGATTACGGATTTGAGGAGAATTGGAATTAG
- a CDS encoding HPP family protein, with translation MPTQKIRRSYRKTRYILYKETLIDYKEHFWSFLGSFVGIGILAYVQSIHFSGPDAVYLIGSFGASSVLVYGIIQSPFSQPRNLVGGHLVSAIVGVTVHKLVPDIMWVAAPLAVSIAIILMQITKTLHPPGGATALIAVIGTEKVKSLGYMYVISPVLVGVLILLLTALIFNNMTPSRSYPSHNTYHKHYHKLRKRLSRR, from the coding sequence ATGCCGACTCAAAAAATTCGAAGAAGTTACCGCAAAACACGTTACATTCTTTATAAAGAAACTTTAATCGATTATAAGGAACACTTTTGGTCATTTTTAGGATCATTTGTTGGAATTGGAATTCTGGCTTATGTGCAGTCGATACATTTTTCAGGACCTGATGCTGTTTATTTAATTGGTTCTTTTGGAGCTTCGAGTGTTTTGGTTTACGGAATTATCCAAAGTCCATTCTCTCAGCCCCGAAATTTAGTTGGCGGGCACTTGGTTTCGGCCATTGTTGGCGTAACGGTTCATAAACTGGTTCCGGATATTATGTGGGTTGCCGCACCGCTGGCTGTTTCAATCGCCATTATCTTAATGCAGATTACCAAAACACTTCATCCGCCGGGAGGCGCGACAGCCCTTATTGCTGTTATTGGTACAGAAAAAGTAAAATCATTGGGTTATATGTATGTGATTTCTCCTGTTTTAGTAGGTGTCCTTATTTTACTTTTAACGGCTTTGATTTTTAACAACATGACACCAAGCAGAAGCTATCCAAGTCATAACACTTACCATAAACATTATCATAAACTTAGAAAAAGACTTAGCAGAAGATAA
- a CDS encoding chloride channel protein, whose product MMNKTAQIKKNHQFIKFRKLVIVSILIGFLSAFLGISLKKITEYYEEIFFHEVSVNPLFYILFPVFGLSVIYFLRQYLFKKKENKGIKEVFESTGKNSKNLPSYKIPSHFINGLLTVIFGGSTGIEVSTVVATATIGSVAHEKENIFRQYKTELICAGVAAGVTALFSSPIAGVLFAFEVISRKVTRAFVISNVIAVSIAFGLLTILKEEPLFAVSIVSWQLKAIPYFILLGILAGINSVYLTRCVLFFKSQFSKIERHYYKILIGSVVLSVSLFFFPQLYGEGYHAIKGIFGTSSQTQLTVTLALTFIAILILKPIVTSITLASGGDGGVFAPSLFIGAFLGLLLATVLNSFFHVNVIPVNFMIIGMAAVLSASIHAPFTAIFLVCGLTNDYTLFFPILVVCLISKYTAKTIYPYTVYSYSPSLIK is encoded by the coding sequence ATGATGAACAAAACGGCGCAAATCAAAAAAAATCATCAATTTATCAAATTCCGAAAATTAGTTATTGTTTCTATTTTAATTGGCTTCCTTTCTGCCTTTCTCGGAATTTCATTAAAAAAAATAACCGAATATTACGAAGAAATCTTCTTTCATGAAGTATCGGTTAACCCACTATTTTATATCCTGTTTCCGGTTTTCGGATTATCGGTAATTTATTTCTTAAGACAGTATCTTTTTAAGAAAAAAGAAAACAAGGGAATCAAAGAAGTTTTTGAAAGCACAGGAAAAAATTCAAAAAATCTTCCTTCTTACAAAATTCCGTCTCACTTTATCAACGGATTATTAACTGTAATTTTTGGTGGTTCAACCGGAATCGAAGTTTCTACAGTTGTAGCAACTGCAACAATTGGTTCTGTTGCCCATGAAAAAGAAAATATTTTCCGTCAGTACAAAACAGAATTAATCTGCGCGGGAGTTGCGGCAGGAGTTACGGCACTTTTCAGCAGTCCAATTGCAGGTGTTTTGTTTGCTTTTGAAGTCATTTCCAGAAAAGTAACACGAGCATTTGTTATTTCAAATGTAATTGCGGTTTCGATTGCTTTTGGTTTGCTTACTATTTTAAAAGAAGAACCATTATTTGCGGTTTCAATCGTAAGCTGGCAGTTAAAAGCAATTCCGTATTTTATTTTATTGGGAATTTTAGCCGGAATCAATTCCGTTTACCTAACACGTTGTGTATTATTCTTTAAATCTCAGTTTTCTAAAATAGAAAGACATTATTATAAAATTCTAATTGGTTCTGTTGTTTTAAGTGTTTCGCTGTTCTTTTTCCCGCAATTGTACGGAGAAGGTTATCACGCGATAAAGGGCATCTTTGGAACTTCATCTCAAACCCAGTTAACAGTAACTTTGGCATTAACATTTATTGCTATTTTAATCTTAAAACCAATTGTAACTTCGATTACACTTGCTTCCGGAGGCGATGGCGGTGTGTTTGCTCCGAGTTTATTTATTGGTGCATTCTTAGGTTTATTACTGGCAACAGTTTTAAACAGCTTTTTCCACGTCAATGTAATTCCGGTTAACTTTATGATTATCGGAATGGCTGCAGTTCTAAGCGCGAGCATTCATGCGCCTTTTACAGCCATATTTTTAGTATGCGGATTAACAAACGATTACACATTATTTTTCCCAATTCTTGTGGTTTGTCTAATTTCAAAATACACTGCAAAAACAATTTATCCTTATACTGTATACAGTTATTCACCAAGCTTAATCAAATAA
- the gloA2 gene encoding SMU1112c/YaeR family gloxylase I-like metalloprotein produces the protein MLTLNKIHHIAILCSDYEKSKYFYTQILGLTIIREIYREERRSYKLDLALNGSYVVELFSFPDPPKRPSRPEAVGLRHLAFEVINLNETVAFLTSKNIESEPIRIDETTQKRFTFIADPDLLPIEFYER, from the coding sequence ATGCTTACCCTCAATAAAATCCACCATATTGCCATTTTATGTTCTGATTATGAAAAATCGAAATATTTCTATACACAAATTTTAGGTTTAACGATTATCCGCGAAATCTATCGCGAAGAACGCCGGTCGTATAAATTAGATTTAGCTCTGAATGGTTCTTATGTAGTTGAATTATTCTCATTCCCCGATCCGCCAAAACGTCCTTCGAGACCGGAAGCTGTAGGATTGCGTCATTTAGCATTTGAAGTTATAAACCTAAACGAGACCGTTGCTTTTTTAACTTCAAAAAACATCGAATCTGAACCTATTAGAATCGATGAAACAACTCAAAAGCGTTTTACTTTTATTGCCGATCCGGATTTACTTCCTATCGAGTTTTATGAAAGATAA
- a CDS encoding sugar O-acetyltransferase, whose product MKTEKEKMISGEYYNAFDPELLKGRRAAKNLLHSLNVKEYRVTKKAKEILKELIPNTGEGFYIEPPFHCDYGYNIFCGENVYFNVNCVVLDCAPVNIGSNVFIAPNVQIYTASHPLDAELRKSLENAYPVTIGDDCWIGGNSVICPGVTIGKGCVIGAGSVVTKDIPDNSLAVGNPAKVIRKLNQESETKI is encoded by the coding sequence ATGAAAACAGAAAAAGAAAAAATGATCTCCGGCGAATATTACAACGCCTTTGATCCAGAATTATTGAAAGGCCGCCGTGCCGCAAAAAATCTCTTGCACAGCCTTAATGTAAAAGAATACAGAGTTACTAAAAAAGCAAAAGAAATTTTAAAAGAACTAATACCAAATACAGGAGAAGGTTTCTATATCGAACCGCCTTTTCATTGTGATTACGGCTATAATATTTTTTGCGGCGAAAATGTTTATTTTAATGTGAATTGCGTTGTTTTGGACTGCGCGCCTGTAAATATTGGATCGAATGTTTTTATTGCTCCAAATGTTCAAATTTACACAGCTTCGCATCCGCTTGATGCTGAGTTACGAAAATCGCTTGAAAATGCATATCCTGTTACGATTGGCGACGACTGCTGGATTGGCGGTAATTCGGTAATCTGTCCGGGTGTAACTATTGGGAAAGGATGCGTGATTGGCGCAGGATCTGTCGTTACCAAAGATATTCCGGACAATTCGCTGGCAGTTGGAAACCCCGCAAAAGTAATTCGAAAACTAAATCAGGAATCTGAAACCAAAATCTAA
- a CDS encoding YciI family protein — protein MKKSLFLFFLLMVSAVGFTQEAEVKYDEALAKSLHADEYGMKKYVFCLLKSGTNTTVSKEESKKLFEGHMANINKLAKEGKLAVAGPFMKNDKNYRGIYIFNVETIDEAKALVATDPAIQANLLEAELTPWYSSAALQEITKIHNKIARTKM, from the coding sequence ATGAAAAAATCGCTGTTTTTATTCTTTCTTTTAATGGTAAGTGCTGTTGGATTTACTCAGGAAGCGGAAGTAAAATATGATGAAGCATTAGCCAAATCACTTCATGCCGATGAATACGGAATGAAAAAATATGTGTTCTGTCTTTTAAAATCAGGAACTAATACAACTGTTTCAAAAGAAGAATCCAAAAAATTATTTGAAGGCCACATGGCAAACATCAATAAATTGGCCAAAGAAGGAAAACTGGCTGTCGCCGGCCCTTTTATGAAAAACGACAAAAATTATCGCGGCATTTATATTTTTAATGTCGAAACTATAGACGAAGCCAAAGCGCTCGTTGCCACAGATCCGGCAATACAAGCCAATTTACTCGAAGCTGAATTAACGCCCTGGTATTCTTCTGCAGCTTTGCAGGAAATCACAAAAATTCACAATAAAATCGCCAGGACGAAAATGTAA
- a CDS encoding DinB family protein: MSENKRISALYQSIYNGNPWLEVNLADTLKNVNAEQAYRKINPNLNTIWEIVNHLIQWRRNILQRMQGETIITPDHNYFVPVLDPSEAAWEQSLQTLAKTQEAWNTFFEDFDDADLTKIYVNNGHTYYEHIHGIIQHDVYHLGQIVILKKML, from the coding sequence ATGTCAGAAAACAAAAGAATTTCAGCACTTTACCAATCTATTTACAATGGAAACCCGTGGCTGGAGGTTAATTTAGCAGATACTTTAAAGAATGTAAACGCCGAACAGGCTTATAGAAAAATAAACCCTAACCTGAATACAATCTGGGAAATTGTGAACCATTTAATTCAGTGGAGAAGAAACATTTTACAGCGAATGCAGGGCGAAACGATTATAACGCCGGATCATAATTATTTTGTTCCCGTTTTAGATCCGTCAGAAGCTGCCTGGGAGCAATCATTACAGACACTTGCCAAAACACAGGAAGCGTGGAATACTTTTTTTGAAGATTTTGATGATGCCGATCTGACGAAAATCTATGTTAATAATGGTCATACATATTACGAACACATTCACGGAATTATTCAGCATGATGTGTATCATTTAGGTCAAATTGTTATTTTAAAGAAAATGCTTTAA
- a CDS encoding TonB-dependent receptor, with the protein MKTKLFFTISFLFFTALIFAQNTISGKVVDQKGKPVAGANIYIDGTYDGATSSETGDFSFETAETGNKFLVVSFLLFETFKQEIDVANYKDQTVKLRENVNALDAVVITAGTFESGDKARVSVLKPLDIVTTAGSAGNIVAALQTLPGTQSVGEDGRLFVRGGEASETQTFVDGIRVAQPYGATTNNLPTRSRFSPFLFSGIAFSTGGYSAEYGEALSSVLLLNTQDEADHEKTDIGLMTVGLSLGNTQKWNKSSLSVNMAYINLAPYQAVVPQNVKWNSPYQSLGGETVYRYNFANGIFKLYASFDSEKFDLNQKNVNFENPIRTDLNNNNFYLNSSYKGTFGTGWQLTSGISYGYSKKQIKYDINDVDSNENAAQLKLKLQKKISNYFKLSFGTDYFITKFNENFNDNISVDVANGYDSNIFAAYTEGDILFSKKLAMKVGLRYSNNSLLNENNFAPRASIAYKVSKSSQFSFAYGDFSQTPVVDYIKYSKYHQFESEKASHYILNYQFTQPGQTFRAEAYYKDYRNLVQYDTRDIQYNSVFNNNGSGYAKGLDIFWRDSNLYKNLEYWISYSYIDSERQYKNFPNMATPSFVANHNLSVVTKYFITDWKSQVGFTNSFSTGRPYNDPNQTQFMNGKTKAYNSLSFNWAYLLTTQKILYFSVSNVLGTQNVFGYDYAKLPDANGVYNRQAVTPTADRFFFVGFFWTISQNKNENQLKNL; encoded by the coding sequence ATGAAAACCAAATTATTTTTTACGATTAGCTTTTTATTTTTTACAGCTTTAATTTTTGCTCAAAACACTATTTCAGGAAAAGTAGTAGATCAAAAAGGCAAACCGGTTGCGGGGGCAAATATTTATATAGACGGAACTTACGATGGAGCGACAAGTTCTGAAACTGGAGATTTTTCTTTTGAAACTGCCGAGACTGGAAATAAGTTTTTAGTAGTAAGCTTTTTGCTTTTTGAAACTTTTAAACAAGAGATTGATGTGGCGAATTACAAAGATCAAACTGTTAAATTAAGAGAAAACGTAAATGCTCTGGATGCCGTTGTAATTACAGCCGGAACATTTGAGTCCGGAGACAAAGCCAGGGTTTCGGTTTTAAAACCATTGGATATTGTAACTACAGCAGGTTCTGCCGGAAATATCGTGGCTGCTTTACAGACTTTGCCGGGAACACAAAGTGTGGGCGAGGACGGACGTTTGTTTGTACGCGGCGGTGAAGCCAGCGAAACACAGACTTTTGTTGACGGAATCCGCGTTGCGCAGCCTTACGGAGCTACAACCAATAATTTACCAACCAGAAGCCGTTTTTCTCCTTTCTTGTTCAGCGGTATTGCCTTTTCTACCGGAGGATATTCTGCAGAATACGGTGAAGCATTATCAAGTGTTTTGCTTTTGAATACGCAGGACGAGGCAGATCATGAAAAAACAGATATAGGATTAATGACGGTTGGTTTGAGTTTAGGAAATACTCAAAAATGGAATAAAAGTTCTTTGAGTGTAAATATGGCTTATATCAATCTGGCTCCTTATCAGGCTGTTGTTCCTCAAAATGTAAAATGGAACAGTCCTTATCAGTCACTTGGAGGCGAAACGGTTTACAGATATAATTTTGCAAACGGAATTTTCAAACTATATGCTTCTTTCGATTCTGAAAAATTCGATTTGAATCAGAAAAATGTAAATTTTGAAAATCCAATCCGTACCGATTTAAACAACAACAACTTTTATCTGAATTCTTCTTATAAAGGAACTTTTGGAACAGGCTGGCAGTTAACTTCGGGAATCAGCTACGGTTACAGCAAAAAACAAATCAAATATGATATAAATGATGTTGACAGTAACGAAAATGCGGCGCAGCTAAAATTAAAGCTTCAGAAAAAAATCTCAAATTATTTTAAACTTTCTTTTGGTACAGATTATTTCATTACAAAATTCAATGAAAATTTCAACGATAATATTTCTGTTGATGTAGCAAACGGTTACGATTCTAACATTTTTGCGGCTTATACCGAAGGGGATATTTTATTCTCTAAAAAATTAGCAATGAAAGTAGGTTTAAGATATTCTAATAATAGTTTATTAAACGAAAATAACTTTGCACCAAGAGCTTCTATTGCTTATAAAGTTTCAAAAAGCAGCCAGTTTTCATTTGCTTACGGAGATTTTTCTCAGACACCGGTTGTAGATTATATTAAATATTCTAAATACCATCAGTTTGAAAGTGAAAAAGCCAGTCATTATATCCTGAATTATCAGTTTACACAGCCGGGACAGACTTTTAGAGCCGAAGCTTACTACAAAGATTACCGTAATTTGGTTCAGTATGATACAAGAGATATTCAGTACAATTCGGTTTTTAATAACAACGGTTCAGGTTATGCAAAAGGACTGGATATTTTTTGGAGAGACAGCAATTTGTACAAAAATTTAGAATACTGGATTTCATATTCATACATCGATTCAGAAAGACAGTATAAAAACTTTCCAAACATGGCAACTCCAAGTTTTGTGGCCAATCATAATCTATCAGTTGTAACCAAATATTTTATTACCGACTGGAAGTCCCAGGTTGGTTTTACAAACAGTTTCAGCACAGGACGCCCTTACAACGATCCAAACCAGACACAATTCATGAACGGAAAAACAAAAGCATACAATAGTTTGAGTTTTAACTGGGCATATTTATTAACCACACAAAAAATCCTTTATTTCTCAGTTTCAAATGTTTTAGGAACACAGAATGTTTTTGGATATGATTACGCAAAATTACCGGACGCAAACGGAGTGTACAACAGACAAGCTGTAACGCCAACAGCAGATCGATTTTTCTTCGTAGGTTTCTTCTGGACGATCAGCCAGAACAAGAATGAGAATCAGTTGAAGAATTTGTAG
- a CDS encoding DUF2141 domain-containing protein translates to MTKIITLTMLFICSLMSAQNVKLTVSVSGLKNNTGIVKVGLYNSEGTFLKTTYQSLSSEIKNNQAVVTFDNIPAGEYAISTYHDENNNGKLDRNAMGIPSEAFAASNNAKGFMGPPSYNDAKFTVNKDSKIELTL, encoded by the coding sequence ATGACCAAAATTATTACACTTACCATGTTATTTATCTGCAGTTTAATGTCTGCTCAAAATGTGAAATTAACTGTTTCTGTTTCAGGTTTAAAAAACAATACAGGAATTGTAAAAGTAGGATTGTACAACTCAGAAGGAACTTTTCTTAAAACGACTTACCAAAGTCTTTCTTCTGAAATTAAAAACAATCAGGCAGTTGTAACATTTGATAATATTCCTGCGGGCGAATATGCAATTTCAACTTATCATGATGAAAACAACAACGGAAAACTGGATCGAAATGCAATGGGAATTCCTTCTGAGGCTTTTGCAGCATCAAACAATGCTAAAGGATTTATGGGGCCTCCTTCTTATAACGATGCTAAGTTTACTGTTAATAAAGATTCAAAAATCGAACTTACATTATAA